The genomic interval CCCGGGAAGTCGGCAGGCGAGCTCTGGAAGAGCTTTGAAGATGTGACGAAGCGGCAGGTTCCCTCGGACTGGGACAAGAGCGGTCTGCGCGGGCGGCTGGTGAGCGACGTAACGGGCGCAGCGGTGTCTCCCCCTCCTCCCGCACCCGCGCCTGCGCCCGTGCCGTCGGTGGGACCCGCGCCTCCCCCCGCACCCAGGCCCGTGGACCTCACGGTGCTCCCCGTGACCTTCTCGCCCTCCTCGGCCAAAGCGGGCGACAGCATATCGGTCAGCTTCACCGTCAAGAACCAGGGAGGAACGGCATCAGGCCCCTTCTCGAACCGGATATCCCTGGCCGCCAGCATATACGGCACGACCACCTCCCTGGGGAACTTCAGCATGCCCAGTCTGGCGGCTGGCGCTTCCCAGCCCAACACTGTAAGCGTCACCGTCCCCACCGCAATGTCGCCGGGCAGCTACTGGGTGACGGTCTTCGCCGACGGCCTGCAGGCCGTCTCCGAAAGCGACGAGAACAATAACATCGGCAGCTCTGACCCGGGCAGGATCACTGTGACGGCGACGCCGAAGTATAACTACTACTCCGGTGCGGTCTTGATGAACCTGCAATACCGGTCGGTCGATGGCAGCAGATCGAAGACGGCCTCGGTGTCGGTCAACGCCACCTTCTCCAACTTCAAGGTGCAGGTCGCGGGGCCAAGTACCTACTTCACGCAAGACGCCCTAAAGTCGTCTGGCACCTACCAGTACACATGCAAGGACGACGTCTCCGGGAATGTAGCCACCACCACTGCGCAGGGCACGATTGGCTCGGTCAACCCGACTATCATCAGCCTCAGAGAAGCCCCGAAGGGGGATACCCTTCCCGTTTCCATCAACACCCGGTACAGCATGAAGGAGACCGGCGCCGACCGGAAGCTACACACAGGCGCTGGCTGGTCCCGCTACAATGACTGTGATTATCAGGTCGGCGAGGCCGATAGACAAGCGGGCTCGGCCTTCGGTGACTTGAGCAGCCCCCAGCTGACCCGGACGGGGATGTGGAACACCTCTACCAGATTCAGTCCGGCCGACGGCGGCTATTTGTTCACACACCAGCCCAAGATTTCGGGCGACACCATCAACTTCACGGGGCAGATCGCCGACCCAAAGTTCACTTACGACTACTCTGGCACGCTGTCGCTGAAGCTGGACCGCACCGAGTAACAGCTCAGGCGTCCACGTCCGGGATGCAACGGTCGCGCGCGAAGATGCAAGGGCAGTTCGTCAGCGCAAACCGCCACCGCGCAGATTGGCCGCTCTGCGCGGTGGGTCAACGGGGTCCTCAAAGGCGGGGTAGTCCGTTGTGTGGCGATTCAAATCTAAACCACTGTTGAACGTACATGCCGTTGTTCGTTCAACAGCAGTATGAGAAATCTCCACGGCGCCCACTGACGCTCGGCATGGCGCATCCGCCCTTGCCGTTGCCCGCCGCCCGCTGCTAGAATGGCGGGTACGCGAGCCTGGACTCCGAGGTGTGGGATGGTACTCAGCGACCGTGATATCAGGGCCGAGCTAGAGCGGAAACGGATAATCGTGGAGCCGCTGGGCGAGGGCTGCGTCCAGCCCGCCAGCGTGGACCTGCGCCTGGGCCACAAGCTGCGCATCTTCAAGCAGCACTCGCAGGGCTTCATTGACGTCAAGCAGGAGTCGCCGCACCTCACCGAGCTGGTCGAGGTGGACGAGGACACCCCCTTCTACCTGCATCCCGGCGAGTTCGCGCTGGGCGTGACGCTGGAAAGGATCGTCCTGCCGCCGGACATCGTCGGACGGCTGGACGGGAAAAGCTCCCTGGGCCGGCTGGGCCTCGTCGTCCACTCCACGGCGGGATTCGTGGACCCCGGCTGGGACGGCTATCTGACCCTGGAGCTGAGCAACCTGTCGCCGCTCCCCATCACGCTCTACCACCGGATGAAGGTGTCCCAGATCTCCTTCATGCGGCTGACCAGCCCCGCGGAGCTGCCGTACGGCAGCAAGCAAATCGGCTCCAAGTACCAGGGGCAGGACGAGCCTGTGCCCAGTCGCTACTACCTCAACTACCGCCCCAAGCGCTGATATCGCCGTGAACCACATGCGGCGGGCGCTCGAACTGGCCCGCCAGGCCCGCGGCGCCACCAGCCCCAATCCGCCCGTGGGCGCCGTCCTGGTCCGGGACGGCGAGGTCGTCGGCGAGGGCCACACGCAGCCGCCGGGCCAGCCCCACGCGGAGGTCATGGCGCTACGCCAGGCCAGCGCACGCGCCCGCGGCGCGACCCTGTACGTCACGCTGGAGCCGTGCTCCTTCCGTGGAAGGACGCCGCCCTGCACCCGCGCCATCATCGAGGCGGGCGTCGCGGAGGTGCGCCTCGCGACCGTTGACCCGAACCCGCGCGTCGCAGGCAAG from Dehalococcoidia bacterium carries:
- a CDS encoding CARDB domain-containing protein, yielding IVEAVTKDGKRAEWSNYSSTGSVAAPGVDVTIDTTGVRGMPSNLPVGTLQCNGTSFAAPIVAALMDETRKAAPGKSAGELWKSFEDVTKRQVPSDWDKSGLRGRLVSDVTGAAVSPPPPAPAPAPVPSVGPAPPPAPRPVDLTVLPVTFSPSSAKAGDSISVSFTVKNQGGTASGPFSNRISLAASIYGTTTSLGNFSMPSLAAGASQPNTVSVTVPTAMSPGSYWVTVFADGLQAVSESDENNNIGSSDPGRITVTATPKYNYYSGAVLMNLQYRSVDGSRSKTASVSVNATFSNFKVQVAGPSTYFTQDALKSSGTYQYTCKDDVSGNVATTTAQGTIGSVNPTIISLREAPKGDTLPVSINTRYSMKETGADRKLHTGAGWSRYNDCDYQVGEADRQAGSAFGDLSSPQLTRTGMWNTSTRFSPADGGYLFTHQPKISGDTINFTGQIADPKFTYDYSGTLSLKLDRTE
- the dcd gene encoding dCTP deaminase, with translation MVLSDRDIRAELERKRIIVEPLGEGCVQPASVDLRLGHKLRIFKQHSQGFIDVKQESPHLTELVEVDEDTPFYLHPGEFALGVTLERIVLPPDIVGRLDGKSSLGRLGLVVHSTAGFVDPGWDGYLTLELSNLSPLPITLYHRMKVSQISFMRLTSPAELPYGSKQIGSKYQGQDEPVPSRYYLNYRPKR